The Oncorhynchus mykiss isolate Arlee chromosome 22, USDA_OmykA_1.1, whole genome shotgun sequence sequence atttacagtagctattacagtgaaataataccatgctattctttgaggagagtgcacagttttgaacatgagaattattaataaacaaattaggcacatttgggaagtcttgatacaacattttgaacagaaatgcaagggttcattgaatcagtctaaaactttgcacatacccTGCTGCCATCTAGGGCTGGATAAATACATGATggactttctcttgcatttcaaagatgatggtacaaaatacataaaaataaacagttgtttttttctttggattatcttttaccagatctaacgtgttatattatcctacattcctTTTACATGTccacaaagtgtttcctttcaaatggtaccaagaatatttTCAtgcctgtgtgtccatgtatgctgatgaatCAACCCTGTACGCATCAGCAACCCCAGCtcatgaagtcactgaaacccttagcaaagagttgcagtctgtatTGGAATGGGTAGTAAAAAATGGGTCCTGATCATCTCTAAAACTACGAGCATTGTATTCGGTGCAAATCATTGCCTAACTTGGGCTCCCGAGGGgtgcagcgttctaaggcactgcatctcaatgctagaggtatcactacagaccctggttcgattccaggctgtatcacacccggccgttattgagagtcccatagggcagcgcacaattggcccagcgtcgtttagggtttggctgggggtaggccgtcattgtaaataagaatttgttctgaactgacttgcctagttaaataaaggttaaataaaaaattgtaaaaGTCCTAGAAATCAGCTGAatatggtaatgaatggtgtggctgttgaacaacttgaggagactaaattacttggtgttaccttagattggggtggcaggtagcgtagtggttagagcgttgggccagagtTCGCACTGTTAGGTGatctaaactgggatatgcttaacaccccggctgtCCTGCAATCTAAGATAGaggccctcaatctcacacaaattatcaaggaacctaccaggtacaactctaaatctataaacatgggcaccctcatagatatcatctgttccaacttgccctctaaatacacctctgctgtcttaaACAAGGATCTCAATGATCATTGCCTCATTACCTGCGTCCATATTGGGTCCGCGgtaaaacgaccacccctcatcactgtgaAACGCTTCCTAAAAcatttcagcgagcaggcctttctaatcaacctggcccgggtatcctggaaggatattgacctaatCCCGTCAGTacaggatgcctggttatttttttaaagtgctttcctcaccatcttaaataagcatgccccattcaataaatgtagaactaagaaaagatatagcccttggttcacttcagacttgactgcccttgaccactacaaaaacatcctgtggcgtactgcattagcatcgaatagctcccgcgatatgcaacttttcagggaaggtAAGAACCAATAtgcacagtcagttaggaaagcaaaggctagctttttcaaacagaaatttgcatcctgtagcacaaattcctaaaggttttgggacactgtaaagtccatggagcataagacctcctcccagctgcccactgcactgaggctaggaaacactgtcaccatcgataaatctacgataatcaacCATTTCAATAAGCAtgtttctatggctggccatgctttactGCTGGCTACCCCTACGCCGGCCAACaactctgcaccccccgcagcaacttgcccaagcctcccctgcttctccttcacccaaatccagtcagttgatgctctgaaagagctgcaaaatctggacccctacaaatcagatgggctagacaatctggaccttccCTTTCTAAAATTTTCCcctgcaattgttgcaacccctattactagcctgttcaacctctcttttatatcgtctgagatccctaaagattggaaagctgccgcggtcatcccactcttcaaaggaggagacactctaaacccaaactgttacagacctatatctatgctgcactgccttgctaaagtctttgaaagccaagttaacaaacagatcacggACCATTTAGAATcctaccgtaccttctctgctatgctatctggtttccgagctggtcttgggtgcacctcagccacgctcaaggtccaaatgatatcataaccaccatcgataacagacagtactgtgcagccgtcttcatcgacctggccaaggctttcgactctgtcaatcactgtattcttatcggcagactcaatagccttggtttctcaaatgactgcctcgcctggttcaccaactacttctcagatagagttcagtgtgtcaaatcggagggcctgttgtccggacctctggcagtctctatgggggtgccacagggttcaattctcgggccgactcttttctctgtatatatcaatgatgtcgctcttgctgctagtgattctttgatccacctctacacagacgacaccattctgtatacatctggtccttctttggacactgtgttaactaacctccaggcgagcgtcaatgccatacaactctccttctatggcctccaactgctcttaaatgcaagcaaaactaaatgcatgctcttctaccgatcgctgcccacacctacccacccgtccagcatcactactctggccggttctgacttagaatatgtggacaactacaaatacctaggtgtctggttagactgtaaactctccttccagactcacattaagcatctccaattccaaaaataaatctagaatcggcttcctattttgcaacaaaactCACATGTGCAATTGCATGTTGTCAGGTGTAGTTTCATGGTATCACATGTTGAAATTCTGCATGCCCATGTTGTCACATTTACAGTATTTCACATGAGATCctgttttcacatgtgtagtgtcatgttaacacatgttgcttttacatgttgttacatgttatcacattaacttcacataagatcacATGCGATTACATGATATTCGTGTGGTTTTTCTGTAAGGGTATTTCAGAGCTGGACGTCCTTGTTTCATTAGGTCACTTTCCACTTGTGATGATTTAGATGATAACTTTAAGAGCAAATTAAGGGCAACCATTGATGCCTTAGCACCAGTAAAGGCCACACCCTTGGATGAGTGAGGAAACTAATAAATGAAAGACAAATTGCAAATAGGCAGACTGGAAGTGGAGAAATTCAAAGTTGCATGTCCATTATGATATTTTGAGAGAGCAACTTGGCGTATATAACAAGGCAATTAGAAATGCCAGAAATGCTCATTTTTGTAACTTGATCACTAAATGCCAAAATCATTTCAGAGTGCTCTTCTTAACCATTGATGGCCTGACAAATCCTACCCCCGCAAACCTATGTGAACTTTTCTCCACATCGAAATGTGATGAGTTTGCTGCATATTTTAGAAACAAGATAACAAACATTAGGCTGGGTTTCAGTCAAGTTTGATGATATGTGCCCTAGCCTACCAAGCAAAAGTCGTAGGTAGGAAAGTGGTATCACAACTTAAGCTTTCTACCTGCCTTCTCGATCATATCCTCCCCACCTTCAAAAAAGTGTTTAATTGCCTATCTGAAGAAGTGCAAGCTACTGTTAATCACGCCCTGTTCACAGAAATTTTCGTCACTGCACTAAAAACTGCAATGGTGAAACCCCTTCTCAAGAAAAGTAATCTAGAACCTTCAGCTCTTGACAATTGTTGTTGAATCTCCAACCTTACATTTTTAAGCAAAATTCAGGAGAAATTGGTTTTCTAACAGCTCAATAATTTTTTAAGTGCcaactgtatttaaaaaaaaaatccaatctgCTTTCTGGGcccaccacagcacagcacagacagCCTTAGTTAAAGTGGTAAATGATTTTAGAGCCAACACAGATGCCAGACAGCTCGTTAGGttgctgcgcagctattttcaggtctctccagagatgttcgatcgggttcaagtccgggctctgactgggccactcaaggacattcagagacttgtcccgaagtcactcctgcgttgtcttggctgtgtgcatagggtcattgtcctgttggaaggtgaaccttcgccccagtctgaagtcctgagtgatctggagcaggttttcatcaaggatctctttctatttgctcctttcatctttccctcgatcctgactagtctcccagtccacgccactgaaaaacatcctcacagcatgatgctgccaaaccatgcttcaccgtagggatggtattggccaagtgatgagcggtgcctggtttgctccagatgtgacgcttggcattcaggccatagagttcagtattgctttcatcagaccagagaatcttgtttctcatggtctgagagtcctttaggtgcctttttgacaaactccaagcgagctgtcatgtgccttttactgacaagtttcttctgtctggccactctaccataaaggcctgattggtggagtgtggcagagaaggttgtccttctggaaggttctcccatctcaacagaggaacactggagctctgtcagagtcaccatcaggttcttggtcacctccctgaccaaggcccttctcccctgattgctcagtttggctgggcggccagctctaggaagagtcttggtggtttcaaacttcttccatttaataattatGGAgacaactgtgttcttggggaccttcaatgctgcagaaatgttgtggtactcttccccagatctgtgccttgagactatcctgtctcggaactctacaggcaattccttcgacctcatggcttggtttttgctctgacatgcactgtcaactgtgggaccttatatagacaagtggtTGCCTTCCCAAaccatgtacaatcaattgaatttaccacaggtggactccaatcaagttgtagaaacatctcaaggatgatcaatggaaacaggatgaacatGAGCTCATTTTCGAgactcatagcgaagggtctgaattcttatgtaaataaggtatttctgttaattatttgtaataaatttgaaaaaaattctaaaaccttttatcgctttgtcataatggggtattgtgtgtagattgataaggagaatgttttatttaatcaatttttgaatatgcaacataacaaaatgttgaaaaagtgaaggagtctgaatactttccgaatgcacagtatcTCAGAGAAAATAAATAGATGTATCACATGTGGCTTTCCACAAGGTTCAATTTGGGTCCTGTACATGGCAGCATTATCAGAAAGCACAATATAGATTTTCGCTGCTACACAGACTATACACGactttacatttctgtgtcaccagaggattttagctccacagataaattattagactgtattagtgatttaagtagttggatggctcacaacttcctccagctaaatcaagacaagagAAAATATGGCCGCACATAATAATTCACgggcaataaagataaaacaccaggtaaaaaacCTAGGTGTCATTTTacattgactactgtaatgctctcctgtctggtctaaccaaaaaaagccattggtcaactgcaaaacatacataATTCTGCAGCACAgatactgaccaagaccagatggagagcacacattacactggCTTTAAGGCCTCTGCACTGACTGTCTGAGTTTTACAATTCTTTTAAAGATAATtgtattggtttttaaatcaatccatgattgggcaccccaatacatgtcagacatgcttttaagttatgtacccagtaggtccctcaggtcctctggtactggccttttaactatcccaaagcctataACTAAGAGGCATGGGGAGgcatagcctgccagagaacctgagcaGGGCTGAAACTGTGAAAATGTTTAAAAGAGAACTTAAAACACACCTTTGCTTTTTAGTCGTTCAGTTTTTGTTATTCTTTAGTTTTTTTTAATCCTGTtaggtttgttgtgtagtaaatatttgaGTTTTCATTTGaattgtttttatatatatttttcccttgtaaagcacattgtgttgcattccatgtctgaaatttgctgtataaataaagcttgatttgatttggtctctTCAAGACTTATTCATTGTACACTTGTTAAATCTAATACATTTAGCACTCTATATCATTTTTgctctctacagtatgtaattGTATCTGTTCAAGCTGTTCGGATTGTTGATTGCTGTAACACGGGGCACCATTGAAAAAGAGATCCTGGTCTTAATTGGGAttccctgtataaataaaggttaaacacaaATATCTAAAGTACCACCTTTTCATCTCGGAACAGATTCAGTGCTCTTGAGGCGTGTAATCAACTGTGAGAATGCActgccgtctctctctccgtctttccttCTGTCTTTCATCTCTCTGTTACATTGCCATATTTATTCTCTCCATCAGGCCACGTGCGGGCCTTTAGCAGTGGGTGGATTTCATCCAACAAGAGATGGAGGGACGGTGAAATGGGGGAGGGCAGCCTGGTAGCAGCAAAGCTCTGTTTCTTCAGAACGGGCTCTACTCATTCCTGTCACATGTATTTATACCAGAGAGTCATTTCACTCTGGCACTGGAGGAAATAGACTAGTAAGTAAGTGTTGAAGGGATGGTTTGATATTTggattgttccacaaataaggtgcAAGAAAACTAAAAGCTGTTTTACCTACCTCAGTGGAGACCAAAGGGATTTTCAGAGTTAGACATCTCTGAGACCGAGTGTGTATGTGGGTCCCAACAGCCCCTCTCAAACacagacatatatatatacaatatatacaatataatgTCACAGACATTTTCAGGTAGCAGAAGggatgggtggggggggggggggtccttgtTGCTGTGGAACTGATGACATGTTTGCCTCAGTAACAATCACTTACACTTTTGATGCAAGGTCTTGTATGAGAATCTACAGCCATTTTCCAAGGGATAGTTCACATAGAAGTTTCCTTTTGTAAAACTTGAGGCAGTGATATGTTCACAaacgcacatgcacgcacgcacacgcacgcacgcacgcacgcacacacacacacacacacacacacacacacacacacaatgtgatcTCCATATTAATTGGTTGATGAGAGCCATAATGTTGACACAGTGATCCTGTCTTCCAGGTTGTCACCTTCCTGTCTGAGAGCTGCGTAGCTGTTGAGAAGGGCTCCGTGGAACAGGATACAGGGAAAGGAACAACTTGGTGCATCATGATGGAGTGCTGAAAACCAGAGTATTCCCCAACCCGGTGCTCCACACCACCcccagagcgagagaaagggttGAAACCATAGCAACAGTCGTGTCCTGTGAGTGAGCTCATTTGAGGATGCCACACTTTCATCTGGATTACATTCTGTAGTGGAGCTGCACCAGCAGATTAGATTTTGTTGCATTGTGTGGAAACAGGATGAACATGAGCTCACAGACTTTAGCTGAGTCTCTGTGACAAGCTGATGAGCCATACCCTTGCTCCTAGCCCATCACTAGCTTCATTCCTGATTGTGTGGGATTCCCCAATATAGAAAACAACAACTGATAATGCTGCAAATATGGACTTaagttataaaataaaataaaaatgtatttgtcacatgtttcatagacaacaggtgtagactaacagtgaaatgcttacgatTAATTTCCAATAATCCAGATaagataaaaaatgtaataaaaatagtGACTTGAGGAATAAATACAGagtgaataacaaataaaaataaagagtAAAAATGACATagttatatatagggagtaccgagttgatgtgcaggggtacaaggtgtATGTCCACAGCCCATAGCACTACTATTAATTCACATTGGACAAGACCATAGCGAACGTTGGCTGTGCGCAGTAGATCACCGGCTGGGTGTCGATGAACAGTGGCTATTCAACAAGTCGGTGCAGTCTGTTTTGTTCTTAAGGAACTATATTGCACTCAAATGATTCTGGTATGCAGGATTTGTTCCTACGTGTTTCTTACGTGTTTCATTTTGCTCCTGTTTCAGACCTTGCCATGAATGAGGAGACCAGGACTTGTGACTTACCGAGGAAGCTGACAACAACACAATCTCAGACGAAAGAACAATGATGCATATCCAGGGCCGGACTGACTGGTAGACTGGTAACCATTGCCATGGAGTTTTGCAACCGCAGCCTGCTGGCTAGGTGTGCCCCCCTGATGGAGCCGGATGAGGAGGAAGGGGTGGTGATTTCACCCCCGCCTTCGCCGCCAGGGGTTGGGGCTACTAGTCCCTTCATGCCTGTCACCCTGCGTGTGATGCTGGCCGCCATCATGATCTTCATGATCACCATTGGTTTCCTGGGAAACGCTATCGTTTGTCTGATCGTCTACCAGAAGCCTGCCATGCGTTCCGCCATCAACCTGCTCCTCGCCACATTGGCGTTCTCTGACATCATGCTCTCGCTGCTCTGCATGCCCTTCACTGCCGTTACCATGGTTACGGCCGACTGGCACTTCGGGGGAGGATTCTGCCGTGCTTCCGTTATGCTCTACTGGCTCTTCGTCCTGGAAGGCGTGTacatcctcctcatcatcagtGTAGACCGCTTCCTAATCATCGTTCAGAGGCAGGATAAGCTGACACCGCACCGCGCCAAGCTGCTCATTGTCGCTTCCTGGGCGCTGTCCCTCTGCGTGGCGCTCCCGTCTGTGATCGGCTGGCGTGCGGGCACGGCGGGTGTGACGGGCATTGGGGAGGCCTGGGCGCCACAGTGCGTGCTGGGCTACAGTGAGTCGCTGTCCGACCGCAGCTACACGGTGCTGCTGGTGGTGGCTGTGTTCTTTGTGCCGTTCGGCATCATGCTCTACTCCTACCTGTGCATCCTCAACACGGTGCGCCGCAACGCCCTACGCATCCACAACCACACCTACGACCAGGCCAGCCTTCCGGCCCTCAACCAGGTCAGCAAGCTGGGTCTTACTGGCCTGCAACGGCCCCCCCAGGTCAATGTGGACATGAGCTTCAAGACCCGTGCCTTCACCACCATCCTCATCCTCTATATCGGCTTCTCTGTGTGCTGGCTACCCCACACCGTTGTCAGTCTGC is a genomic window containing:
- the LOC110501320 gene encoding high-affinity lysophosphatidic acid receptor-like encodes the protein MEFCNRSLLARCAPLMEPDEEEGVVISPPPSPPGVGATSPFMPVTLRVMLAAIMIFMITIGFLGNAIVCLIVYQKPAMRSAINLLLATLAFSDIMLSLLCMPFTAVTMVTADWHFGGGFCRASVMLYWLFVLEGVYILLIISVDRFLIIVQRQDKLTPHRAKLLIVASWALSLCVALPSVIGWRAGTAGVTGIGEAWAPQCVLGYSESLSDRSYTVLLVVAVFFVPFGIMLYSYLCILNTVRRNALRIHNHTYDQASLPALNQVSKLGLTGLQRPPQVNVDMSFKTRAFTTILILYIGFSVCWLPHTVVSLLAVFSQRFYFSPAFYPVSVGALWLSYLKTVFNPVIYCWRIRKFREACLEFMPKSCRLCPRLPGRSRRRVRPSNIYVCSEIQSAV